The following are from one region of the Gossypium hirsutum isolate 1008001.06 chromosome D03, Gossypium_hirsutum_v2.1, whole genome shotgun sequence genome:
- the LOC107932576 gene encoding BTB/POZ domain-containing protein NPY4, producing the protein MKFMKLGSKPDSFQTDGDHIRYVATELATDIVVNVGDVKFYCHKFPLLSKSARLQKLVATSNDENGDELHIQDIPGGPGAFEICAKFCYGMTVTLNAYNVVAARCAAEYLEMYETVEKGNLIYKIDVFLNSSIFRSWKDSITVLQSTKSLLPWSEELKVVSRSLDSIASKASIDTSMVEWSYTYNRKKLPSENGNSPQWNGVRKQQTVPKDWWVEDLCELRIDLYKRVITTIKTKGRVSGDVIGEALNAYTMRRLPGFSKGMIPNNDIVKYRSLVETIVWLLPAEKGTVSCSFLLRLLRAAILLDCGETERNELMRRISQQLPEATVTDLLIRAPAEEATIYDVDIVHNLVASFMTHISRTDPVKKEFLESTRSPKFGPDASKVLVAKLIDGYLAEIARDPNLPVSNFVNLAEIVSSVSRPCHDGLYRGIDMYLKEHPGISKSERKRICRLMDCKKLSAEACMHAVQNERLPLRVVVQVLFFEQARATTSSGSSTPDLPGSIRALLPGGSHGSSRSTTTNTEEDWDSVPTAEDIKALKGELTTLRLSGETNRNGTAKTDIERVAVSRMKGLAMSKIFSKLKSSKERNGEISSSDTSESPEETKSTPSVSRKHSLS; encoded by the exons ATGAAGTTTATGAAACTGGGATCCAAGCCTGATTCATTTCAGACTGATGGTGATCATATCAG GTATGTTGCAACCGAGTTGGCAACTGACATAGTTGTTAATGTTGGGGATGTGAAATTCTACTGTCATAAG TTTCCGTTGTTATCTAAAAGTGCACGTTTGCAAAAGCTGGTCGCGACGTCGAATGACGAGAACGGTGATGAACTCCACATTCAAGACATACCGGGCGGACCTGGAGCTTTCGAAATATGTGCTAAGTTCTGTTACGGCATGACGGTCACTCTCAACGCGTACAATGTCGTTGCTGCTCGATGTGCCGCGGAGTACCTTGAGATGTACGAAACCGTTGAGAAAGGAAACCTTATCTATAAAATCGACGTTTTCCTCAATTCGAGTATATTCCGGAGCTGGAAAGATTCCATCACTGTTCTTCAATCAACAAAATCTCTACTCCCGTGGTCCGAGGAATTAAAGGTGGTTAGCCGCAGCCTCGATTCTATAGCTTCCAAGGCTTCAATTGATACTTCCATGGTGGAATGGTCATACACTTATAATAGGAAAAAGCTCCCGTCTGAAAATGGAAACAGTCCGCAATGGAATGGTGTAAGAAAACAACAAACCGTTCCAAAGGATTGGTGGGTGGAAGATCTTTGTGAGCTTCGTATCGATTTATACAAGCGTGTGATAACGACAATTAAAACAAAAGGCAGAGTTTCGGGTGATGTAATCGGAGAAGCACTAAATGCATACACGATGAGAAGATTGCCGGGTTTTAGCAAGGGTATGATCCCAAATAATGATATAGTAAAGTATCGGTCATTAGTGGAGACCATCGTGTGGCTGCTGCCAGCCGAGAAAGGAACCGTTTCTTGTAGCTTCTTGCTTAGGTTGTTAAGAGCAGCCATTTTATTGGATTGTGGAGAAACAGAAAGAAACGAGTTGATGAGGAGAATCAGTCAGCAGCTTCCCGAGGCAACCGTGACCGATCTTTTGATTCGTGCTCCAGCTGAAGAAGCAACAATATACGATGTCGATATAGTTCATAACTTAGTCGCCTCGTTTATGACCCACATTTCTCGAACCGACCCTGTTAAGAAAGAATTCCTGGAGAGTACTAGAAGTCCCAAGTTTGGACCGGATGCTTCTAAAGTGTTGGTAGCGAAGCTAATTGACGGCTACCTAGCTGAAATTGCTCGAGATCCGAATTTACCGGTTTCAAATTTCGTTAACCTTGCTGAAATTGTATCAAGCGTCTCGAGACCTTGTCATGACGGACTTTACCGTGGCATAGACATGTATCTGAAG GAACACCCGGGAATCAGCAAAAGTGAGAGAAAGAGAATATGCAGGTTAATGGACTGCAAGAAGCTATCGGCTGAGGCCTGCATGCATGCTGTGCAAAACGAGAGGCTTCCATTACGTGTCGTCGTGCAGGTTCTTTTCTTCGAGCAAGCCAGAGCCACAACGTCCTCCGGCAGTAGCACCCCCGATCTTCCGGGGTCCATTAGAGCCCTTCTCCCCGGAGGGTCTCACGGTAGCTCAAGGTCCACAACAACCAACACTGAAGAGGATTGGGATTCGGTGCCAACAGCCGAGGACATCAAGGCTTTGAAAGGGGAGCTTACAACTCTAAGATTAAGCGGCGAAACAAACAGAAATGGCACGGCCAAAACCGACATCGAAAGGGTGGCGGTGAGTAGAATGAAAGGTTTGGCCATGTCGAAAATATTCTCGAAACTCAAATCGAGTAAGGAAAGAAACGGTGAAATCAGCAGCAGCGATACGTCGGAGAGCCCCGAAGAAACGAAGTCCACTCCCTCCGTAAGTAGGAAACATTCACTGTCTTAG